The DNA window AAAGAAACTACTACCTGTATCTTGCCTTAGAAAAAGCGGCTATTTTCTTAATCCGGGAAGATCCCTTTTTTAAGAATTTTCGCCATTTAGAGAAAGAGTTTTGAGATAGGCTTTCACAGAAGCATCCAGACCCACTTCCAGTGCGTAAGAAATCAAACGATGTCCGATAGAAACTTCTTCGAGGCCGGGAAGAGTGGCAAATAAATGTAGATTCAGATGATCCAGATCGTGACCTGCATTGATTCCGAGACCGAGTTCTTTCGCTTCTCTGGCAGTTTGCAGATAAGTTTGAAAGATCTCGAAAGCCTTTTCTCTTCCACCCAGATCATACAATTCCGCAAAAGGACCGGTATATAATTCAATCCTATCCGCTCCCAGTTCCTTAGCCAGATAAAGGTTTTCGACACCGGCATCCACAAAAAGAGAGACTCGAATCCCCTTTTCTTTCAACTTCTCAATAGCCGGTTTTAGTTTTTCCTTATCTTTCTTAAACTGAAAACCATGATCGGAGGTTATTTCCCCCGGAGTAACCGGCACTAATGTAGCCTGTTCTGGTAATACCTCAAGACATATATCAATAAAACGTTTTTCCGGTTCTCCTTCGAGGTTATATTCTACATCTACATTTCCATGAGAATTATACATCTCTAAAAAATCTTTCAGGTTAAATACATCTTCTTTTCGGATATGTCTCTCATCCTCTCTCGGATGAACCGTAATCCCATGAGCTCCCGCTCGAAGAGCAAGACCGGAAAAATAGAGGAGATCGGGTATGGCACCACCCCGCGAATTACGCAGGGTAGCAATTTTATTGACATTGACACTCAAATGTATCATTTTTTAATAAAGTTCCATTTGCTTTTTTTCTTTCTCAGCTTTATGAGTTTCATACTTATATAAAATATGCTCTAATTTGTAAGAGGATTCAATCATATTGAGTTCGATTTTTTTAAGGATTTTTACCCGGTTTTCATAGTCAAAATAGTCCAGATCGGTAATGTAATTATGGGAAGTACCATCTGTATAGATAATGGTTCTTTTATAGTCTTCGGGATAAAATAAAAGCTTTTTATTTTCATATTCCCAGCTTATATTCAGATAACTTTCCTTATAAACAATTTCAATTTCTTTAACTTTTTCACCTTCAAATTTTAAAACGGTATACCGACTATTGATTAATTTTTTATGTGCCTTAACACTATTGAGCTCTGGAGCTGTTTTGTGCTTTAATAAGACGACGTTCGCATAATCCTTATCAAAAAGAATGAGCCTTGAGTGTACTTTCTCAATAAAAGCGATTTTTGATTGAATTCGCTGTAAAATGGCATCCATTTCTTTCTGGGCTTTTTGTTTGGTGACCTCATCTGCGACAACGAGTCCACCACTGGTCTCAGCAAATAGACCGGAACCCCACAAAGAAAGCATAAAAACTAAAACTTTTAACAACATAAGCTACTCCTATTAAACGGTTTTTAGCCAGACAGGCCTTGAAGAATCCAGAGTATTAGTACATAGAACGAAAAAAATTTCCACAGCTTTTTTTATTTTATAAAAAAATTATTTATAAAATTCGTCTTCAATACATTCTTCTTCGAGTCCCAACTGCTCCTCAAGGGTTTTCTCTACAAATAAAAGGTCAATAAATGACAGGTTGTTAGAAGGCTTTTCCTGGAATGGGACTTCCCAGAGACCGATAACCGTCCATTCTTCCGTGTTTTTGGAAAAGGGGTTTTTGCGGGAAAAAAAGCCCATTTGGAATAGTAATCCTTTTAGTCCTCCTGGATATTGCACAGACCTGTGTGTAAGAAGACTGAGCCAGATATGTCCTTCGTCAAGCCGGTTTACCCGGATGTACCGAATTTTATCCACAGGAATCTCCATTTTAGCTCCGAAAAGCCAATCAATGAATAAAGGATACTGCATTCTGATCATCAGGCTTTTTCGATTTACCAGAAGACTATATCTTTTCATATGCAAGAGGAAAATTAGTAAAACAATAGATAGAAAAATACTAACAAAGACCAGAGCAATCATTCCAAAAATAATACCTACTTCATCGTCTTTTGTATCGATAAAGGCGGAATACAGAAAATACACAGGAAAACCAAAAAAAATATAAAAAATAGTAAAGAGAATAAAGCTGGTTCCGAAATTCCCTGGTTTTTTAATCTGAATTTCCATGCCCTCCATTTCACTTTTTAATTCAACAAACTTTGAAGGCATGTAGGTTTTGGCTCCCGCTAAATTCCTCATCGTGTCTTTATTTTCTACACTGAGACCGAAGCCCGAAAAGTCTTTCATATTCCAGTTTATAAAACTCTGAAGTTTCTTTGCTTGTTCCTGAAATAGATCTGCATCCAAAAAGGAATCCAACCAGAATTGAGCCCCATCTCTCTTGATTAAGAAAATCTGGTAGCTATCATAGGCTGTCCTACTCTTCCCTTCCGTATATTTGATTTCTTTAATAAGCTCAATGTGAGAAAAGTTTTCGTATTCCAGTTGTATTTTATAATCCTCTTCTTTATAATACTCTAAAGTCTTATCCTGGTTATCCAGAACAACCACGGAGTCATAGTTTATAACTTTACGGTTTACAAAGACGGAGATAAACACCAGACCGAATACAAAGAAAAAAGAAGTTAAGAAAAGATCCGGGTAATTTCCTTTTTCCCAGTTCGAATATAAAAAGAGAGAAGATACAGAAGAGATGCTTAAACCAAAAAGAAACAGGAAAAAATATATACAACCATAGCCTTTTCCTGTAGCAATAATTTTGAGTCGATTTTCTGAAATTTCCCAGATATTCATTTCCGGCTCTTATACATTTAAACGATGCAAAACTTCCAATCCATTCAAAGTTAATAAGGGATCGATAATATCAAATACATCTCCATCGGTAGAAGAATGTATGGTCGTTACCAAACCTCCTGTTCCGATAACCCTATAATTGGAACCGTATTCTTTTTTTATCTCCATAATAATATTTTTTAATAGACCCACCCAACCGTAATAAAATCCGGCCTGTAAGGACTCTAGGGTAGAATCTCCTAAAACCTGCTTGGGAGTCTGGAAAACAATAGGGGGAAGTTGTGCCGTTTTTCTATGCAGGGTTTCCATAGAGATTTTCAAGCCCGGTGCTATGACTCCTCCGAGGTATTCGTTTTTATCATTCACCACGCAAAACGTAGTGGCGGTACCCATATCAATGATGATAGAATTTCCGGGAAAGTATTCTACAGCCGCCGCGGCATTGACAAGCCTGTCGGCTCCTATTTCGAAAGGTCTTTGATAAAGAATTTTAAATGGAAGTTTCATTTCATAGTGAACTTTCATAGGATGCACAGAAAACCAGTCTTCCAGCATTCTTTCTAATATAGGATTAAAACCTGGGACTACACTGGAATAAATAGCATGTCCGATTTCTCCTTCTTTGATACCACCTGAATCCAGGAAACCTTTCAGGAAAAGACCTAATTCATCGGAAGTTCTATCTCTTCGGGTTACCGTTCTCCTGTGAAACATGGGCTCTTTATCTCCCGGTCTATGCACGCCTATTACCGTATTGGTATTACCTACATCAACAATTAAAAGTTTGTCTGTCAACTTAACACCTCAAATTCTGGCATAGTATCCATGAGAATTTCTTTTTGTCCAGCACTTTCTACAATCAAAAAACCTGCTTTTGTATAGCCTTTCACCTTTGCCTCGGAAAGGAGTCCATTTAACTTATACCTTACACTTTTACCTGTAAGATAGGATCTTTCATAAATTTCAGATAAGATATTCAGACTCTCCGTGTTCTCATATAATAAGAGAGTAGCTCGATTTAAATAGTCTATAAGAGTTTTGTAAAATGTCTCTTTCCAGGCATCAAAAGGCGGCTCTGTTAATAAATAGGTCGCATTCCCCGTATTCTCAGTCAAAATCTTTCCGTAAATATTTATGCCTATACCCATGATTATAGTATACTGTTTATGTTGTAAGGAAGAATCGATTAATATTCCGGCCAGCTTCTTTTTCCCTGAATAAATATCGTTTGGCCATTTGAGACTTAAGGTCTCATTTTTTCCAAATACTTCTTCAATGCAAAGAAGGGTATAATATCCTACAAGTAAGGGAAAAATACTTAATGGCTGAAGCGGATTTTCGATACGTATTTTACCGGAAAAGATTACTTTTTCATCTCCTTCACTGTGCCAGGTTTTACTCCCCCTGCCCCTTCCTGCAGTCTGTTCATCTGCAATAACCCAGGAACCCGCTTCAACAGAATTCTCTGCTGCATACTTCGAAGTAGAATCGACTGTATGAAGCTTTATTTTTTTTGAATATTCTAATAACTGTAAATTCATTTATTCCCAGATTCTATCCCACCATTTCTTTCTTGGATAGGAAGAAGAATTCAGGTTCATACGATTTCTAATATCCTGTATATCCCAGCCTGTAAGATGAGAGAGGTTTTGAGCCCG is part of the Leptospiraceae bacterium genome and encodes:
- a CDS encoding pyridoxine 5'-phosphate synthase, whose protein sequence is MIHLSVNVNKIATLRNSRGGAIPDLLYFSGLALRAGAHGITVHPREDERHIRKEDVFNLKDFLEMYNSHGNVDVEYNLEGEPEKRFIDICLEVLPEQATLVPVTPGEITSDHGFQFKKDKEKLKPAIEKLKEKGIRVSLFVDAGVENLYLAKELGADRIELYTGPFAELYDLGGREKAFEIFQTYLQTAREAKELGLGINAGHDLDHLNLHLFATLPGLEEVSIGHRLISYALEVGLDASVKAYLKTLSLNGENS
- a CDS encoding biotin--[acetyl-CoA-carboxylase] ligase, producing MNLQLLEYSKKIKLHTVDSTSKYAAENSVEAGSWVIADEQTAGRGRGSKTWHSEGDEKVIFSGKIRIENPLQPLSIFPLLVGYYTLLCIEEVFGKNETLSLKWPNDIYSGKKKLAGILIDSSLQHKQYTIIMGIGINIYGKILTENTGNATYLLTEPPFDAWKETFYKTLIDYLNRATLLLYENTESLNILSEIYERSYLTGKSVRYKLNGLLSEAKVKGYTKAGFLIVESAGQKEILMDTMPEFEVLS
- a CDS encoding type III pantothenate kinase — its product is MTDKLLIVDVGNTNTVIGVHRPGDKEPMFHRRTVTRRDRTSDELGLFLKGFLDSGGIKEGEIGHAIYSSVVPGFNPILERMLEDWFSVHPMKVHYEMKLPFKILYQRPFEIGADRLVNAAAAVEYFPGNSIIIDMGTATTFCVVNDKNEYLGGVIAPGLKISMETLHRKTAQLPPIVFQTPKQVLGDSTLESLQAGFYYGWVGLLKNIIMEIKKEYGSNYRVIGTGGLVTTIHSSTDGDVFDIIDPLLTLNGLEVLHRLNV